The following are encoded together in the Gemmatimonadota bacterium genome:
- a CDS encoding methionyl-tRNA formyltransferase, whose product MRILFWGTPEFALPALRALLDEQHDVVGVVTQPDRPAGRGRMLQPPPLKTFALAEAIPVLQPERARGPEFLESLARLAPEISIVVAYGQILKRELLELPPLGSLNLHASLLPELRGAAPIHWAIMRGHRQTGITIMRMVERMDAGPVLFQVSEPIGPQETASELAARLSEIGAEALVDALALLEAGELRELEQEESRASYAPRLTREDARVDWTADAEGVARRIRGLDEEPGAWTMLGEAELKLYRPRPVPARPGDAQPGAVLEVVPHDVAAGMLVACGSGAVWVREVKPGGKRRMTTAEWLRGRGAAVGDRLT is encoded by the coding sequence GCACACCGGAGTTCGCGCTGCCCGCGCTGCGCGCGCTGCTGGACGAGCAGCATGATGTGGTCGGCGTGGTCACGCAGCCGGACCGGCCGGCAGGGCGGGGAAGGATGCTGCAGCCGCCGCCACTCAAGACCTTTGCCCTGGCCGAGGCGATCCCCGTCTTGCAACCCGAGCGGGCCCGTGGCCCCGAGTTCCTCGAGAGCCTCGCCCGCCTCGCGCCGGAAATATCCATTGTGGTCGCCTACGGTCAGATCCTGAAGCGCGAGTTGCTCGAATTGCCGCCCCTCGGCTCGCTCAACCTGCACGCCTCGCTCCTCCCCGAGCTGCGCGGCGCCGCGCCCATCCACTGGGCCATCATGCGAGGCCACCGGCAGACCGGTATCACCATCATGCGCATGGTCGAGCGCATGGATGCCGGGCCGGTGCTCTTCCAGGTCAGTGAGCCCATCGGCCCACAAGAGACGGCCAGCGAGCTGGCTGCGCGCCTCAGCGAAATCGGCGCAGAAGCGCTTGTCGATGCGCTGGCGCTCCTGGAGGCGGGCGAGCTCAGGGAACTCGAGCAGGAGGAATCCCGGGCCAGCTATGCGCCGCGCCTGACCCGCGAGGACGCGCGCGTGGACTGGACGGCGGACGCCGAGGGCGTGGCCCGCCGCATCCGCGGCCTGGACGAAGAGCCCGGCGCCTGGACCATGCTCGGCGAGGCGGAACTGAAGCTGTACCGTCCCCGCCCGGTGCCGGCGCGGCCCGGCGATGCCCAGCCCGGCGCAGTGCTGGAAGTGGTGCCACACGACGTCGCGGCCGGCATGCTGGTGGCCTGCGGCAGCGGCGCCGTCTGGGTACGGGAAGTGAAGCCCGGCGGCAAACGCCGGATGACCACGGCAGAGTGGCTGCGGGGCCGGGGGGCTGCCGTGGGGGATCGGTTGACGTGA